From Ptychodera flava strain L36383 chromosome 3 unlocalized genomic scaffold, AS_Pfla_20210202 Scaffold_26__1_contigs__length_13983176_pilon, whole genome shotgun sequence, one genomic window encodes:
- the LOC139125772 gene encoding piggyBac transposable element-derived protein 4-like encodes MRVYTLSESATGYVFNDEVHQPVADNCHHPLDPDAADDPRVFRGNRPGKVVSRLIRPYYELGHHVIMDSYYTSAPLFDHLYVHNIAATGTCRMYTLGLPDEVKNAENYDPQVVPPDADDEERWPRGSFSVFQDGAMTVCAWKDTKMVKFMSTAVSARRPNQALVRRQCKDKRTGAFERIEVLCPNVAVMYNQYFRGDLTDQQLAYYTPGRSSPRWHRAVFYHELNKALMNAFHNMASVHGYGQSGSRYRRQLMFRAQVAKQLIGNFSSRQRPPRGTSLMAPRLIPTNVERVGHRMGRNPDGRRSCVMCRRAGRIVGHGTRPNRVHETINCCLTCQLPLCHPRYRQACWREHNV; translated from the coding sequence ATGAGAGTTTACACTCTCAGTGAGTCCGCCACGGGTTACGTTTTCAACGACGAAGTCCATCAACCTGTCGCTGATAACTGTCATCACCCGCTTGATCCCGATGCTGCAGACGACCCCCGAGTTTTCAGGGGAAATAGACCTGGGAAAGTTGTTTCCCGGCTGATTCGACCTTACTATGAGTTAGGACATcatgtcattatggactcatattACACTTCTGCCCCGTTGTTTGACCATCTCTACGTGCATAATATTGCTGCCACGGGAACCTGCAGAATGTACACCTTAGGCTTACCCGATGAAGTAAAGAATGCCGAAAACTATGATCCACAAGTCGTACCGCCTGATGCTGACGACGAAGAGCGATGGCCACGTGGTAGTTTCTCGGTATTTCAAGACGGCGCAATGACAGTATGTGCctggaaagacacaaaaatggtgaaatttatgagTACGGCAGTCTCTGCACGGAGACCGAATCAAGCGCTAGTGAGGCGCCaatgtaaagataaaagaaccgGTGCTTTTGAACGAATTGAAGTACTATGCCCGAACGTTGCTGTAATGTACAATCAGTACTTCAGAGGTGACTTGACCGATCAACAGCTGGCTTACTACACGCCAGGTCGATCATCGCCACGGTGGCACAGAGCTGTGTTTTACCACGAGCTGAACAAGGCACTCATGAACGCTTTCCACAACATGGCATCAGTTCATGGATACGGTCAAAGTGGATCGAGATACAGACGTCAGCTCATGTTTCGCGCCCAAGTAGCAAAACAGCTGATCGGTAATTTCTCATCTCGGCAACGTCCCCCAAGAGGAACTAGTCTGATGGCACCACGTCTCATTCCTACCAATGTGGAAAGAGTTGGTCATCGAATGGGTCGCAATCCGGACGGAAGACGTAGTTGCGTGATGTGTCGACGTGCAGGACGGATAGTAGGCCATGGAACTCgtcccaatcgtgttcatgagaCAATCAACTGTTGCCTCACCTGCCAGTTACCACTGTGTCACCCACGGTACAGACAAGCGTGCTGGCGAGAGCACAATGTGTGA